The nucleotide sequence CCCCTCTTTATTAAAGGGCGTCATATTCGGGCTAGTGTTATAGGTTACGGGCAAAATATAGTTGACGTTATGGGGCGTCATAACAAAGGGGAGTTCAGATGTTGCCAACTCATCATGTACCCGCTCATCGACTAATGAGGTTTTATGCTCTCTCTCAAGTGAACGGTCATCCTTGTTAGCGGTAACAGACTCTTGTGCTTGGATGCTTTCAGTTTTTGGCGTGTGCTCTTTAACATCATGGGCATAAACAGATGATGACAAAGCAAGGCTAGAGAGTAGAGTCAATAAATGGCTTAATGGCCTATTCGGTTTGTTTTTCAGCATCTTCATAAGTCATCCATGAAAGATTATAATTATTTTTATTAAGGCGAATATTACCTCTCAATTGCTCATTTTAATAGGCTTCGATATCCAAACGACTTGTAAATATATACAAAAGCTTAATGTTGTAACAACGTTCTCCTTACAAGGCGGCACAAGTAAAGAGGCTTAACCTATTGTTACCTAATTGAATTTAGTTGAGTTTTTATTTTAAATAACTAAAAGGAATAAAGAGTAAGAAATAACTATTTATTAAGTTATAAGTAGACAGGTATATTTTACGCTATAGAGTCATGTGTGGAGCAATGAGATGGAGATCGTAACGTTACCCGGTCAACGAGCTAGTGGAAAGGTATGGTTAGTCGGAGCCGGCCCTGGAGATGTTGAACTGTTAACGCTTAAAGCATACCGGGTTCTAAAAAGTGCCGATGTGGTACTTTATGATGCCCTCGTCAGTGATGATATTATGGCACTTGTCCCTCAAAATGCAGAAAAAATTGCTGTCGGTAAACGTGCTGGTAAACACAGTGCGGCACAAGATGAGATTAATCAATTATTGGTGACGAAAGGTTTCACTCGTAAGAACGTTGTTCGCTTAAAAGGGGGAGATCCTTTTATTTTTGGACGTGGTGGAGAAGAGTTACAAAGCTTAGTTGAAGCTGGGCTCGAGTTTGAAGTCGTCCCAGGTATTACTGCTGCCAGTGGTACTTCGGCTTATGCAGGGATCCCGCTGACACATCGAGATTATGCCCAAGGGGTGTCCTTTATCACTGGTCACTGCCAGTTAGAGAGTCGTCCAATGGATTGGAACGGCTATGCTAGCCCCAATAATACTCTGGTTATCTATATGGGAATCCTTAATGCTGGTTTGATCAAATCGGGTTTAATGGATGCGGGCCGAGGAGCTGATACGCCAGTAGCTATTGTCTCAAGAGCCACAACAGCTGATCAGCGACGCTTTATCGGAACTTTAGGTGAGTTGGATGCGCTAGCGTTGGATCCTGAGCTTAAAATGCCTGCTTTGATGATTATCGGTGAAGTGGTGGAGCTTGCCGATACACTGCATTGGTTCAAGCCAAAAGTTGATGGTGAACTTATGGGGATGAGCACAGAGCTAAAAGATAGCCATTAAGCGCTATTTTTCCGGTGCTACTCAATTTTAAAGTCTTGAGCAAAAAGGGTTCGGAACGCTTTTGCATATTCCGCATCGGGTTTAGGCTGAATTAGTTGGGTTAACTCATCACCACTCGGTGTTAATCGATAATAGATAAACAATAGGTGCCCACTCTTAGGTGTGAGTTTCATTGTTTGTGATAATAATGTGAAGTTGATGGTTTTTTTGCTATTGAGCAAGCCTGTTTCAAACTCTCCGCGGTGCAGTATTCCCGCATCGATTAAGGTCAGAATACTTGAGTAGGGCATACCAAAGTTAGAAAAGCCGATACTAATAGGGGCTGATTTACGAAATAGCTGTCCAATGCCTCCCGTATAACGATAACCATTAATCAGCTTTAATCGATTCTCCTCGTTCACTTTTACGGCCATTCCTAAGGCTTTTTCAAGGATTTGGGCTTCCTTATGGGTTAGCTGTTTCAGAATTGAGAGAGTGCGCAGGCTAAAGTTACCTGGCTTGGTGATCTCGTTCGCTAAAATACGTCCCCATAATTCTTGCATCTTACGGTTATGGATCTGTTCAGCAAGTTGGAAAAATTGATGAGCCCAATCGGGATCGAGATCGACGCCAGTGACATCCGACGGGGTATGAGTTAAGGCGATGGCATAGATGGTTTCAAGATTACTTTGGTAACGGCTAAGCAATTTATGTTGTCTGTGTTGAGCGCGTTCGACAATTGATGCACTGCTTGGCCGATATTCATCTTCGCTGCTCAATCCGAGTTGCTGGCCTAATAACAGGGCTTTTTTACGAGCTGATACATCGGACTGAGTCGATTTTTTTTCGTTTACTTTTACCAATTCCGCCATCGTTGTCTCTGCACTATTTTTAATACTGTATTAAATATTAACTTAATCTGTTTGATTGATGGATGTTTTGTCTCGATTTTTTGAAGTTAAACTCCAAATGACTTCATTTCCTTGGGCTGGCGCACTAGGTATGTTCCTTGCCAGAATCAATGAGCAGATAGCAAATCCTGCACCGATATAAAATACTGTGCTTGGGGAAGCAAGCCACACCAAACCTAAAGCAGCAGGGATAACTACTGCAGCTATGTGGTTGATAGTAAAACTGACGGACATCGTGGCGGCAATATCTTTACTGTCGGCTATTTTCTGGAAGTAAGTCTTAATCGCGATGGCCATAGCAAACAACAAGTGATCAATGATATAAAGCGCAGCAGCTATTTCAGGTTCTTCTACTAAGGCGTAACTGATGAAAATGAAAATTAAGCCTACATATTCGATTGTCAGTGCTTTCTGCTCGCCAATACGGCCGATAAAACGACCGATAGCGGGAGCAAACAGTAAATTAACCACATAATTTATCAGAAAAAGAGCGGTGGTTTCACTGACACTATAGCCAAACTTTTCCACCATCATAAACCCGGCGAAGACCATGAAGATCTGCCGTCTGGCCCCAGAAAAGAAAGTCAGTAGGTAGTAGAGCCAATACTTTTTTCTTAAAATTATCTTTTTATGTTGGACTTCACCCACATCGAATTTGGGAAAATAAAGCGTGACGGTGATCACCATCATGAGTCCTAAGCAGCCAATAAGCGCATACATCCAGACATAATCGAGCTTAAGCCAACTCATTACCACCCAGATACTGGCATAACCTGAAAGGGCAGCGGCTGAACGCCAAGCTAATGCCTTGCCCAGAAAACCAGCAGTTTCTTTTTTATCGACCCACTGTAAGGTCAGTGATTGGTTGATTGTTTCGAAATAGTGGAAACCGATAGACATGAGTACGGTGGTTAAATAGAGCCCAAGTACACCAGGGTAAAAGCCGGTGATGGCAACGCCGACACACAATATAGCCAGTGATAGCAGGGCGAATGATTGCTCTCGGATTAGAATAAGAATAAAGATGGCTGTAAAAGCGAGAAAGCCGGGAACCTCACGCAAACTTTGTAAAATACCTATTTCGGCACCAGTAAACTGAGCTTTTTCAATAACAAAGTTATTCAGTAGCACCTGCCATACAGAGAAAACCAATGACATGATAAATGTCATCCACAGAAGTAGTTTTTGCGGGTTTTTACTCATTAAGCATCCATCTAACTATTAATGATTACTATTTCAGCAATTGTATCACTAGTTTACCCTCATTATTCTCTTGTTTTCATACATCTGTGACGGATTTGTGGGATTACCGTAAAAAGTAATGTAAATTTTAATGAAAATGATTCGCATTTGATGTAATTTGTTTCGCAAATTCAGGGGAAGCTGTTAATTCAGTGCGGATAATAATTGATGAAGACCAAGTTAAGTGTACTGGCTATATGCATTGCCAGTCTGAGCAGTAGCTACGCATCTGCTATGCCAGATCCAGTTAAGTTACAACAGGCTATAGCAAAACAAGAGCAAGAACTTAAACAGCTTAAGAAAGATGTCGCTGAACTGACTGCTCAACAGAATATGCTTGCTCAGCAGCAAGAAAAACAAGCTGAAGTGATCGCGGTAGCTAAACAGGAAGCTGTTAACAATAAATTTAGTAATTTCAGTTTTTCATCCTACGGAAGCGTTAATTACACCAGTGATGAGTATTATGAGAATGTACAAGATACCTCTCCTGAACGCCGTGGACGTTTCGATCTTGAACGCATAGTCACAGAATTTGGCTACCAGTTCAATGATGAATGGGACATGGAAGTTGAAATTGAATATGAACATGGTGGAACCGGTGCATCTCTTGAATACGACGGCTTCGATGAGTTTGGTGAGTTCGAGTCAGAGATTGAGGCTGGCGGTGAGGTGATGATTGAAAAGGCTCAACTTCGCTATCGCCCAAGTGATGCCTTTGGAGTTAAGTTCGGTAATATTCACCTGCCCATCGGTCTTTCAAGCATTCTGCATAAACCGGATCAGTACCTGACGGTACTACGTCATCGCAGTGAAGCTGCCGTACTGCCCGCCGTGTGGAATGAGATGGGGTTAGGTATCTTTGGTGAAGTGGCTAACTTTCACTATCAGGCACAGGTTGTCAGTGGATTAAACTCAGAATACTTCAGAACCTATGATTGGGTGGCTTCTGGTCATCAGAAGCGATTTGAGCATGTTAATGCCGATGATCTTGCTTATGCTATGCGTCTAGATTATGGCTCTTTTAAAGAGGGAAGTGCCTTAGGTGTTGCTTACTACTACGGTAATACCTCAGGCAATCGCCATAAAACGAACAAAGTGACTGGCGATGGCACTGTGAGTATTCTTGCCCTTTCAGGTGCATTTGTACAAGGCCCCTGGATCATTCGTGGTCAATACCTAAATGGCACTTTAAGTGATTCTGAGGCGATCACTCAGGCAAATAAAACAACGCCGGGCTTGAAACCGGGTAACTTCGCTCAACTTGGTTCTAAGTCGGAAGCTTTCTTTGTTGAAGCCGGTTTCGATTTATCGGGCTTCACTTCAATCCCTTTGACTATCTTTGCCAATATCGATTACTCAAACCCCCTTGCCGAAATTGAAACAGGTACAGCCACTAAACGCTATGAAAATACCTGGACTAGCGTGGGTGTTAACTATTCCCCTATTGCGGAAATCGTGATTAAGGCTGAAGCAGGCAGACAGCAAGTTGCAGTTGCTTCAATACCCGACACGAACTTTTTCGCTCTAGGTGTTGGCTATCAATTCTCGTTGTGATCTCACGGCAACCCAGAAATTATAATAAATTAAGTTATTTTGGAGTTTTACATGAAACAGGTTAAATATTCAGCCATTGCAATTGCACTTATCACAACATTAGCTGCCTGTGGTGGCTCAGGAAGTAACGATTCCACTCCTGTTGTGCCTGATAATACTTTTAGTTTTGCCG is from Shewanella sp. MTB7 and encodes:
- the cobA gene encoding uroporphyrinogen-III C-methyltransferase, which codes for MEIVTLPGQRASGKVWLVGAGPGDVELLTLKAYRVLKSADVVLYDALVSDDIMALVPQNAEKIAVGKRAGKHSAAQDEINQLLVTKGFTRKNVVRLKGGDPFIFGRGGEELQSLVEAGLEFEVVPGITAASGTSAYAGIPLTHRDYAQGVSFITGHCQLESRPMDWNGYASPNNTLVIYMGILNAGLIKSGLMDAGRGADTPVAIVSRATTADQRRFIGTLGELDALALDPELKMPALMIIGEVVELADTLHWFKPKVDGELMGMSTELKDSH
- a CDS encoding TIGR03899 family protein — encoded protein: MAELVKVNEKKSTQSDVSARKKALLLGQQLGLSSEDEYRPSSASIVERAQHRQHKLLSRYQSNLETIYAIALTHTPSDVTGVDLDPDWAHQFFQLAEQIHNRKMQELWGRILANEITKPGNFSLRTLSILKQLTHKEAQILEKALGMAVKVNEENRLKLINGYRYTGGIGQLFRKSAPISIGFSNFGMPYSSILTLIDAGILHRGEFETGLLNSKKTINFTLLSQTMKLTPKSGHLLFIYYRLTPSGDELTQLIQPKPDAEYAKAFRTLFAQDFKIE
- a CDS encoding MFS transporter, with the protein product MSKNPQKLLLWMTFIMSLVFSVWQVLLNNFVIEKAQFTGAEIGILQSLREVPGFLAFTAIFILILIREQSFALLSLAILCVGVAITGFYPGVLGLYLTTVLMSIGFHYFETINQSLTLQWVDKKETAGFLGKALAWRSAAALSGYASIWVVMSWLKLDYVWMYALIGCLGLMMVITVTLYFPKFDVGEVQHKKIILRKKYWLYYLLTFFSGARRQIFMVFAGFMMVEKFGYSVSETTALFLINYVVNLLFAPAIGRFIGRIGEQKALTIEYVGLIFIFISYALVEEPEIAAALYIIDHLLFAMAIAIKTYFQKIADSKDIAATMSVSFTINHIAAVVIPAALGLVWLASPSTVFYIGAGFAICSLILARNIPSAPAQGNEVIWSLTSKNRDKTSINQTD